A genomic window from Rhea pennata isolate bPtePen1 chromosome 12, bPtePen1.pri, whole genome shotgun sequence includes:
- the ZXDC gene encoding zinc finger protein ZXDC — protein sequence METQGLPAAEAARARPGTQHGGPAAPSAAPRRPPPPPAAASSPAASSPAASTASAGLYVSFPVLLVEEKPEPGASAAPGPCAPPAGPAPDNDGLLLVFNVVRGAAEAGAGGGGSEAGRAQPGPPPAEPPEEAPGSAEPPPPPLPPPPLPPPAAACGEGEGDGGAAEDGSFSGTITINNQSLVVRIENGVLTLGPGAEQAAGAAPPPPTPPPPAAAEPPGGPRPRSPPPFPCPEPRCGEAFPRKQQLRLHRLAAHGGGGEEEEEEGGRGAAAARPFGCPVPGCAWSFATAYKLRRHLHSHDKLRPFACAAPGCAKRFTTVYNLRAHSRAHEQEAAHKCEACGQRFPSAARLAAHRRRSHLEPERPFRCDFPGCERTFITVSALFSHNRAHFREQEQFSCSFPGCNKQYDKACRLKIHMRSHTGERPFICDFEGCGWSFTSMSKLLRHKRKHEDDRRFMCPVEGCGKSFTRAEHLKGHSITHLGTKPFECPVEGCCAKFSARSSLYIHSKKHLQDVDSLKTRCPISSCNKLFTSKHSMKTHMVKQHNFSPDLLTQLEATSSLTPSSELTSPGQSDLSNIDLVSLFSNVSSNNSGIATDMALVNSGIVTIDVASVGSTLGGNLPVSNNSLSQTVDPLILVASSDMPQSLDSSLLLGTGATVLQQSTLNLDDVQTVNAEALGSLASLSVRNSNQDMHGLTSSNNLTIDTATLTPSSSLGGTNVPELLTPTKVERNLLPSSDVVGQQEGSKVVTQFVFSNPPGSYSAQKEMDLSTVTGSSFLESCGSARTDYRAIQLAKKRKQKGNGSSTGASGSGQRKSKGDKVSPTSFSSSTPGGRLGGNVVLPNGGLTIRDPATGAQYVQIQLLQDDPPGEGDLPFQLSSQSSSSHSQLTVDLPVHILQEPHNSTEDDAGSDNSQFTGSTINLQDLE from the exons ATGGAAACGCAGGGGCTGCCCGCCGCGGAggcggcccgggcccggcccggcacccAACAtggcggccccgccgcgccgtccgccgccccgcgccgcccgccgccgccgcccgccgccgcctcctcccccgccgcctcctcccccgCCGCCAGCACCGCCTCGGCGGGCCTCTACGTGAGCTTCCcggtgctgctggtggaggaGAAGCCGGAGCCCGGCGccagcgcggcgcccggcccctgcgcgccgccggcggggcccgcgccCGACAACGACGGGCTCCTGCTCGTCTTCAACGTggtgcgcggcgcggccgaggccggcgcgggcggcggcggcagcgaaGCGGGGcgcgcccagcccggcccgccgcccgccgagcCGCCCGAGGAGGCCCCCGGCtcggcggagccgccgccgccgcctctgccGCCTCCGCCtctgccgccgcccgccgccgcctgcggcGAGGGCGAGGGCGatggcggcgcggcggaggACGGCTCCTTCTCGGGGACCATCACCATCAACAACCAGAGCCTGGTCGTGCGCATCGAGAACGGCGTCCTGACGCTGGGGCCCGGCGCCGAGcaggccgcgggcgccgcgccgccgccgcccaccccgccgccgcccgccgccgccgagccgccgggcgggccgcggccgcgctcgccgccgccctTCCCCTGCCCCGAGCCGCGCTGCGGCGAGGCCTTTCCCCGCAAGCAGCAGCTGCGGCTGCACCGGCTCGCGgcgcacggcggcggcggcgaggaggaggaggaggagggcggccgcggggcggcggcggcgcggcccttCGGCTGCCCGGTGCCCGGCTGCGCCTGGTCCTTCGCCACGGCCTACAAGCTGCGGCGGCACCTGCACTCGCACGACAAGCTGCGGCCCTTCgcctgcgcggcgccgggctgcgccaAGCGCTTCACCACGGTCTACAACCTGCGGGCCCACAGCCGCGCCCACGAGCAGGAGGCGGCGCACAAGTGCGAGGCGTGCGGGCAGCGCTTCCCcagcgccgcccgcctcgccgcccACCGCCGCCGCAGCCACCTGGAGCCCGAGCGGCCCTTCCGCTGCGACTTCCCCG GGTGCGAGAGGACCTTCATCACCGTGAGCGCGCTCTTCTCGCACAACCGAGCCCACTTCAGAGAGCAAGAGCAGTTCTCCTGCTCTTTCCCCGGCTGCAACAAGCAGTACGACAAGGCCTGCCGCCTGAAAATCCACATGCGGAGTCACACAG GTGAAAGGCCTTTTATCTGCGACTTTGAAGGTTGTGGCTGGTCTTTCACCAGTATGTCCAAGCTACTGAGACATAAAAG GAAACATGAAGATGACAGAAGGTTTATGTGTCCAGTAGAAGGTTGTGGGAAGTCCTTCACAAGAGCAGAACACTTGAAAGGCCATAGTATAACTCACCTTGGTACAAAACCATTCGAGTGTCCAGTAGAAG GCTGTTGTGCAAAATTCTCAGCACGAAGTAGTCTATATATTCACTCCAAAAAGCATCTTCAAGATGTGGACTCATTAAAGACTCGCTGCCCTATATCCAGCTGTAATAAATTGTTCACTTCCAAACACAGCATGAAAACACATATGGTAAAACAGCACAACTTCAGCCCAG ATCTCCTTACTCAGCTTGAAGCAACCAGCTCCCTCACACCCAGCAGTGAACTCACTAGTCCAGGACAAAGTGATCTCAGCAACATAGACCTCGTATCCCTGTTCTCCAATGTGTCCAGTAACAATTCTGGAATTGCAACAGACATGGCACTAGTGAACTCTGGGATTGTCACAATAGACGTTGCTTCAGTGGGCTCGACGCTCGGAGGAAACCTGCCTGTCAGTAACAATTCTTTAAGTCAGACAGTTGATCCCTTGATATTGGTGGCTAGTAGTGATATGCCGCAGAGCTTGGACAGTTCTCTTCTACTGGGAACCGGTGCAACAGTTCTACAGCAAAGCACTTTAAATTTGGATGATGTACAGACTGTCAACGCGGAAGCCTTGGGTTCGCTAGCATCTCTATCGGTGAGGAATTCCAATCAAGATATGCACGGTTTGACGTCCAGCAATAATTTAACAATTGACACTGCCACTTTGACTCCTTCTAGTAGCCTCGGTGGTACCAATGTGCCTGAGTTACTAACGCCAACTAAAGTTGAACGAAATTTACTTCCCAGCTCGGATGTTGTTGGCCAGCAAGAAGGCAGCAAAGTAGTGACTCAGTTTGTTTTCTCCAACCCTCCAGGAAGCTACAGTGCTCAGAAAGAAATGGATCTTAGCACAGTGACTGGCAGTTCATTTTTG gagaGTTGTGGGTCTGCGAGAACAGACTACAGAGCTATTCAGCtagccaagaaaagaaaacaaaaagggaatGGGAGCAGCACAG GGGCATCTGGCTCTGgtcagaggaaaagcaaaggtgATAAAGTAAGCCCTACCAGCTTTTCGTCATCCACTCCTGGCGGTCGACTGGGTGGCAACGTTGTTCTGCCAAATGGAGGGCTGACAATAAGGGACCCTGCCACTGGAGCACAGTATGTGCAAATTCAGCTCCTTCAG gATGATCCTCCAGGAGAGGGAGATTTGCCCTTTCAACTGAGCTCTCAGTCCTCCTCATCGCATTCTCAGCTTACAGTGGATTTACCTGTTCACATACTTCAG GAGCCACACAATTCCACTGAAGATGATGCAGGTTCTGATAACTCTCAATTCACTGGAAGCACAATAAACCTACAGGATCTGGAATGA